The Nodosilinea sp. PGN35 genome includes a region encoding these proteins:
- a CDS encoding Tic20 family protein: MTWSSSPNPTLLDRLLAALPYILPVTAGLPYGIQLINQFPVFGFLLLPLAPLITVYGTLERTIPFFGLIVFFALILLVVRNENISRFIRFNTMQAILLSIILAVFSLMLSLLDPSVFGELLFSTLSNVLFLGMLIAVGYSLVQTFRGLYAEIPTISEAVHMQVR, translated from the coding sequence ATGACCTGGAGCAGTTCCCCGAACCCCACCCTTTTGGATCGCCTGCTGGCGGCCCTGCCCTACATTTTGCCGGTTACCGCCGGGCTACCCTACGGTATTCAGCTGATCAACCAGTTTCCGGTGTTTGGGTTTTTGCTGCTGCCCCTGGCTCCCCTAATCACGGTCTATGGCACCCTGGAGCGCACGATTCCCTTCTTCGGGCTGATTGTGTTCTTTGCGCTCATTCTGCTGGTGGTGCGCAATGAAAACATCAGCCGATTCATCCGCTTCAACACGATGCAGGCGATTTTGCTGAGCATTATTTTGGCGGTATTCAGCCTCATGCTCAGTCTGCTAGATCCCAGCGTGTTTGGAGAGCTGCTGTTTAGCACCCTGTCCAATGTCCTGTTTTTGGGCATGCTGATTGCGGTTGGTTACTCTCTGGTGCAGACCTTTCGGGGCCTGTACGCCGAGATTCCA
- a CDS encoding DEAD/DEAH box helicase yields MTLSFASLGLSAARVSHLENMGYDEPTAIQAEAIPHLLSGRDLIGQAQTGTGKTAAFALPLMEQVDASNPAVQVLVLTPTRELAIQVCQAMRGFRIDGRPKVLAIYGGQSIERQQEQLRRGTQIVVGTPGRVLDMLNRGSLSLKHLGWLVLDEADEMLNMGFIQDVEKILSKAPANRQTAFFSATMAPAIRELATKFLQSPVTVTVQSPKVSPKQIQQVSYIVPRGWTKVRALQPILELEDPETAIIFVRTRRTAGDLTRQLQAAGYSVDEYHGDLSQSQRERLLMRFRQQQVKLVVATDIAARGLHVDDLTHVINFDMPDAMESYVHRIGRTGRAGKKGVAISLVTPLEKYKLRQIERHTKQPMTLVKIPTRAEIAARNLERLRSQVREAITSERLASFLPIVSQLSEEYDLRTVAAAALQMAYDQTVPAWQREHHSSEPELTEGGVPLPKKRKGVASEPREVSKAKE; encoded by the coding sequence ATGACCTTATCGTTTGCCAGTTTGGGATTGTCTGCCGCCCGCGTTAGCCATCTTGAAAATATGGGCTACGACGAACCCACGGCCATTCAGGCGGAGGCCATTCCCCATCTGCTCTCGGGGCGAGACCTCATTGGCCAGGCCCAAACCGGCACCGGCAAAACCGCCGCCTTTGCCTTGCCCTTAATGGAGCAGGTCGATGCCAGCAACCCGGCCGTGCAGGTACTGGTTCTAACCCCCACCCGCGAGCTAGCCATCCAGGTTTGCCAAGCCATGCGCGGTTTTCGCATCGACGGTCGCCCCAAGGTGCTGGCCATCTACGGCGGTCAGTCCATCGAGCGCCAGCAGGAGCAGCTGCGGCGGGGTACCCAGATCGTAGTGGGCACTCCCGGTCGCGTGCTCGATATGCTCAACCGGGGCAGTCTGTCCCTCAAGCACCTGGGCTGGCTGGTGCTCGATGAAGCCGACGAAATGCTCAACATGGGCTTTATTCAAGACGTTGAAAAAATTCTCAGCAAAGCCCCTGCCAATCGCCAAACGGCTTTCTTCTCGGCCACCATGGCTCCAGCCATTCGGGAGCTGGCCACCAAGTTTTTGCAGTCGCCCGTCACCGTCACGGTGCAGTCGCCTAAAGTATCACCCAAGCAGATTCAGCAGGTGAGCTACATTGTGCCCCGGGGCTGGACCAAGGTGCGCGCCCTCCAGCCCATTCTGGAGCTGGAAGATCCTGAGACCGCCATTATCTTTGTGCGCACCCGTCGCACCGCTGGCGACCTCACCCGCCAGCTCCAGGCAGCGGGCTACAGCGTTGATGAGTACCACGGCGATCTCAGCCAGTCCCAGCGCGAGCGGCTGCTGATGCGCTTTCGCCAGCAGCAGGTGAAGCTGGTCGTAGCCACCGATATTGCCGCCCGGGGCCTCCACGTAGACGACCTCACCCACGTGATTAACTTCGACATGCCCGACGCCATGGAGAGCTATGTGCACCGCATTGGCCGCACCGGGCGGGCGGGTAAAAAAGGGGTGGCAATTTCCCTGGTAACCCCCCTAGAGAAGTACAAACTGCGGCAGATTGAGCGCCACACCAAGCAGCCCATGACCCTGGTAAAAATTCCCACCCGGGCCGAAATTGCCGCCCGCAACCTGGAGCGTCTGCGCAGCCAGGTGCGCGAGGCCATTACCAGCGAGCGCCTGGCGTCGTTTTTGCCGATTGTGTCTCAGCTCAGCGAAGAGTACGACCTGCGCACTGTTGCCGCCGCTGCGCTGCAAATGGCCTACGATCAAACCGTACCTGCCTGGCAGCGCGAGCACCACAGCAGCGAGCCCGAGCTGACTGAAGGGGGAGTGCCCCTGCCTAAAAAGCGCAAAGGGGTCGCATCCGAGCCCCGCGAAGTCAGCAAGGCGAAGGAGTAA
- the rimO gene encoding 30S ribosomal protein S12 methylthiotransferase RimO has protein sequence MGLKPTVAFNHLGCEKNRVDTEHMLGLLVQAGYQVDANEELADYVVVNTCSFIEAAREESVRTLVELAAAQKKVVITGCLAQHFQNELLEEIPEAVALVGTGDYNRIVEVIERAEAGERVKIVSPEPTYIADETVPRYRTTASSVAYLRVAEGCDYRCAFCIIPHLRGNQRSRSIESIVAEAHQLAAEGVQELVLISQITTNYGMDLYGKPRLAELLRALGKVDVPWVRMHYAYPTGLTPEVLAAIRETPNVLPYLDLPLQHSHPEVLRAMNRPWQGQVNDDVIHRIKEALPEAVLRTTFIVGFPGETEAHVEHLLEFVERHRFDHVGVFSFSAEEGTPAYSLPNQVPQEERDRRREAIMLAQQPIAWEHNRAHIGRTVDVLIEQENPSTGEAIGRSDRFAPEVDGLVYVTGTAPLNQIVPVKITAADTYDLFGEVAAPMPSAEPSLSLSR, from the coding sequence ATGGGGCTGAAGCCAACGGTTGCGTTTAACCACCTGGGCTGCGAGAAAAACCGGGTCGATACCGAGCACATGCTCGGTTTGCTCGTCCAGGCGGGCTACCAAGTCGATGCCAACGAAGAGCTGGCCGACTACGTCGTGGTCAATACCTGTAGTTTTATCGAAGCGGCGCGGGAAGAGTCGGTGCGCACCCTGGTAGAGCTGGCCGCAGCCCAAAAGAAAGTGGTGATCACGGGCTGCCTGGCCCAGCATTTTCAAAACGAGCTGCTCGAAGAAATTCCCGAGGCCGTGGCCCTGGTGGGTACCGGCGACTACAACCGCATTGTCGAGGTGATCGAGCGGGCCGAAGCCGGGGAACGCGTCAAGATTGTTTCCCCCGAACCCACCTATATTGCCGATGAAACCGTCCCCCGCTACCGCACGACGGCCTCCAGCGTGGCCTATCTGCGGGTGGCGGAGGGCTGCGACTACCGCTGCGCCTTCTGCATTATTCCGCACCTGCGGGGCAACCAGCGATCGCGCTCCATCGAGTCCATCGTGGCTGAGGCCCACCAGCTAGCCGCCGAGGGCGTGCAGGAGCTGGTGCTGATTTCTCAGATCACCACCAACTACGGCATGGATCTCTACGGCAAGCCCCGCCTGGCCGAGCTGCTGCGCGCCCTGGGTAAAGTAGACGTGCCCTGGGTGCGCATGCACTACGCCTACCCCACCGGCCTCACCCCCGAGGTGCTGGCCGCCATTCGCGAAACCCCCAACGTGCTGCCCTACCTCGATCTGCCCCTTCAGCACTCCCACCCTGAGGTGCTGCGCGCGATGAACCGTCCCTGGCAGGGGCAGGTCAACGACGATGTGATCCACCGCATCAAAGAGGCCCTGCCCGAGGCCGTGCTGCGCACTACCTTTATTGTGGGTTTCCCTGGCGAAACCGAGGCCCATGTCGAGCACCTGCTGGAATTCGTAGAGCGCCATCGGTTTGACCACGTGGGCGTGTTCAGCTTCTCCGCTGAGGAGGGCACCCCCGCCTACAGCCTGCCCAACCAGGTGCCCCAGGAGGAGCGCGATCGCCGCCGCGAGGCAATCATGCTGGCCCAGCAGCCCATCGCCTGGGAGCACAACCGCGCCCACATTGGCCGCACCGTCGATGTGCTGATTGAGCAAGAAAACCCGTCCACGGGCGAAGCGATCGGCCGCAGCGATCGCTTCGCCCCCGAGGTGGACGGCCTGGTCTACGTGACCGGCACTGCTCCCCTCAACCAGATTGTGCCCGTCAAAATTACCGCCGCCGACACCTACGACCTGTTTGGCGAAGTCGCCGCCCCCATGCCGTCGGCAGAGCCTTCGCTAAGCTTAAGCCGCTGA